The DNA region GCGCGGCGTGATCGCTGCTTCGATGCTGGCCAGGTCACTCATCAGCGTGTCGCGATCAACGTCGACGAACACCGGTGTCGCGCCCAACAGGCAGATCATGTTGGCGGTGGACACCCAGGTCTGCGACGGTGTAATGACTTCATCGCCCGGACCAATTCCCAATGCCAGTAAAGTGATGTGCATCCCGCCGGTGGCCGAGGACAGTGCCACGGCATGACGGCACCCCACGTAATTGGCGAATCGCTCTTCCAGTTCCTGGTTTTTCGGCCCGGTAGTGATCCAGCCGGAGCGCAATACTTGCTCTACGGCGGCAATTTCTTCATCGCCGATACTGGGGCGGGAGAAGGGGAGAAAAGCCTGACTCATGGGCACCTCGGGGCTGAAGAGTGAATAGCCGGTGAGGCTAAAAAAAAATTGGATCCATTGCAAGCGTAGACGCTAAAAACAAAAGCTGCATCAATTGGTTACTCGAAATACCTGACGATTTAGATAGGTTGACATTTTCTGCCATGGTCGGCAGGTTGGTCCCTCGCAAAGAGACAGGCCGGACTCATTGAGGTTATTCCCGATTTTGTGAAAGGAATATGAAAAACCGGTCGGCGAATCGTTTATCTGGAGGCCATACAGCCACGGTTCAGAATTCTGCCGCTCATCGAGTTTTCCAGTAGAAAGTTCCTACAGAAGTGTCCTGCTTTACAGGAAGGGTGTTTCAATCCTTAGTTGTTTAATGAACTGTTTCCACTGAAGGCCGTTTCGTTTGATCGACTTACCCGCTACCGACTCAACTCCCTCAAAGACCAATCCGTTGACCCTGTATCTGGCGCGTCTGGCACCCTCCAGCCAACTGACCATGCGTTATGTTTTGCAGGACGCCGCTGACCGGTTGGGCTTCGAAGACATGAACGTCGAGGAGATTCCCTGGCACAACCTGCAACCCGAAGATGTCATTGCACTGGTGGCCACCTTGCGCACCGACGGCTACGCGCCGAACACCTCTTCGCTGTACGTCAACGCGGTGCGCGGGGTGATGAACGAGGCGTGGCGCATGAGCCTGATCAGTCAGGAACACTTGCTGAAAATGCGTTCGGTGAAGGGGATTGCCGGCACGCGATTGTCTCAGGGGCGAAACCTCAGGCGCACGCTGATCCAGGAATTGATGGCGGTCTGCGCCGCCGATCCTCGGCCACAGGGGTTGAGGGATGCAGCGATCATCGGGATTTTGTATGGCTCGGGCATGCGCAAATCGGAATCGGTGAACCTGGACCTGAACCAGGTCGATTTCACCGAGCGCAGCCTTCGTGTGACCGCCAAGGGCAATAAGCAATTGATCAAGTACGCTCCGGCCTGGGCGTTCGCCAAACTCAATGACTGGCTGGAACTGCGGCGCTCGCTACTGAAGGAGGGTGAAGTGGACGATTCGTTCCTGTTCAATCGCATCCGCCGCGGCAGTCACATCACCCGCGAGCGCATCACCAAACATGCGATCTATTACATCGCCAGACAGCGGGGCGCGCAGGTCGGGGTGAAAATCATGCCGCATGATTTTCGACGTTCGTTCATTACCCGAGTGATTGAGGAGTACGACTTGTCGATCGCCCAGAAACTCGCCCACCACAGCAACATCCAGACCACGGCCAACTACGATGTGCGCGATGACAACGAACGGCGTCGGGCCGTGGACCGGTTCGATCTTTGATGGACGGGGTTCAAGATTCGCTCAGTACGTGGGCATGGCCGATCGTCGAGACGTGAACCGCACTGCCGGCGGGTGGCGCATACAGGCCCGAACTGCGCACCATCAATGATCGACCAGGCTGTTGCCCGGAAGCCAAAGCCTCCAATTCCACCGTCAATGTGCAGGTATTGCCGCTGAAATCCCTCTCAGTCACAACGGCACGACACCCGGCGGCCTCGGTTGGGCTGGGCTGGATGCTGACGAGTTGCAGTTGCTCGGGACGCAGCATGATCTGCGCCGATTTGTTGTTCCGGTGGTTGTTCACCGGTATGCGACCGAGATCGCAATGGGCCCAGCCGGCTTCGATTCTGGCGGGCATGACCACGGCATCCCCCAGAAACAGCGCGGTTTGTTCATCCTCGGGGTAGCGGTAAAGGTCCAGCGGATGGCCTGACTGCACCAGCCGACCATCGCGCATCACCGCCAGCTGATCGGCAAACGACAAGGCTTCACTCTGGTCATGGGTGACCAGAATGGTGGTCACGCCGGCGTCGGTCAGTAGCCGTGCGACCATTTTGCGCATGGCGCCTCGAAGGCCGGTGTCGAGGGCCGAAAACGGCTCGTCCAGCAACATCAAGCGTGGCTGTTGCGCCAGCGCCCGCGCCAGCGCCACGCGTTGTTGCTGGCCACCGGACAGTTCATGGGGCCAACGGTTGGCCATGTTCGCATCCAGCGCCACGCTGTCCATCAGCTCTGCGACTCGCTCATGTTTTGCACCGCCCTTGATCGAAAGCCCGAAACCGATGTTCGCGGCCACAGTCATGTGCGGGAACAGGGCGCCGTCCTGCGGAACATAACCAATCAAACGCTGATGCGCCGGGACTTCGTGGGTGTCGTCGACGAGCGTTTGGCCATTGAGTGATAGTCGGCCTGCGTCCGGGAATTCGAAGCCGGCGATCATCCGCAACAACGTGGTTTTTCCTGAGCCGGACGGGCCGACGATGACCGTTCGGCTGCCCGTTGGCACCGACAGGTTGATGCTCTCCAGCGCTTGATGGGAGCCGTAGGACTTGGAAATGGAATGGAGTTCAAGAGCGTTCATCGGCCAGCCGTTCGTTTTGATTGGTGATAAAGAAGTCCGGTCAGGGGAAGCGACAGCAAAATCATCAGCAAGGCATAGGGCGCAGCCGCGGCGTAATCGATTTCGCTGGTCATGGCCCAGAATCCGGTGGCCAGGGTGCGTGTGCCGTTGGGGGCGAGCAGCAGGGTGGCGGTCAACTCATTGGTGATCGCCAGAAACACCAGCGCGGCGCCAGCGGCAGCGCCGGGCGCGGCCAGGCGCAGGGTGATCAGCCACAATGCCCGGGCGGGGGAGCGGCCGAGGCTGCGGGCCATGTTTTCCAGCTCCACCGGTGCCTGTGCGATACCTGCGCGCAAACTCACCAGGGCGCGGGGCAAAAACATCAGCAGGTACGCCAGCAGCACCGTGATAGTCGTCTGGTAAATCGGCCGGGCGAAATGGATGGTGGCGGTCACCAATGCCAGGGCCACGACGATCCCCGGCAACGAACTGGTGATGTAGTTGCAGCTTTCCAGCACACGTTGCAACCGGCCCGGAGAGCGAATCGACAGCCAGGCAATCGGGATGGCGGCGCAGGTGGTCAGGACGGCGCCCGCAACGCCGAGCAGCAGCGTCTGTTCCAGCGCCGGCAGAAGCTCGTCCATCTGCCAGACCTGCGTACCGCCGGCGATCAGCCAGTTACCTAAAGTCACCAGTGGCACGCCCAGCGCCAGCGCGCAGGTCGCGACCTGCACAGTCAGCGCGAGGAGGGTGGTTCCAGATTTCAGGCGCACCACCCGCTGTTCGCGAGCGCTTCCCGACCCGACGCGGGCGTAACGCGCCGTGCCGCGAGCGGCCGATTCTGCAGTCAGCATCACCAGGCAACACAGGGCGAGAACGCTGGCCAGCATGTTGGCGGCGGGGCCGTTGAAGGTGGATTTGAACTGATCGAAGATGGCCGTGGTGAAGGTGTCGAAGCGGATCATCGCGTACAGGCCATATTCGGCCAGCAGGTGCAGGCCCACCAGCAAAGCGCCGCCGCAGATAGCCAGGCGCAATTGCGGCAGCACCACGCGGAAAAATATCGCCCAGGGTTTTAGCCCCAGCGATTCGGCAACGTCTTCGATGGCCGGATCGAGCCTGCGCAGGGTCGCAGCAATCGGCAGGTACAGGAACGGGAAGTAGGCGATGACCGAGACCAGAACCCCGGCAAACAGCCCATGAATCGGCGGGACCAGACTCACCCACGCATAGCTGTGCACGAAGGCCGGCACCGCCAACGGCGCGGTCGCCAGCAAAGACCACCAGCGCCGCCCCGGCAGGTTGGTGCGTTCTGTCAGCCAGGCCAGAGACAGGCCTAACGTGACGCACAACGGAATCGTGATCACCACCAGTAAAACGGTGTTGATCAACAGTTCAGCGACCCGCGGCCGGAATACCAGCGGCACAAGGGTCGCCCAGCCTGTCTGAAACGATACGCCGATGACGAAGGCAATCGGCAGCAGCGACAGCAGCGACACCAGCACCGACAAACTGATCACCCGCGCGCCACCACGCCCCGCGAAGAGGCCGCGGGATCGTCGTCGCAAATTCGCGGGTATCGCCTCGGCGACACCCGCTGGTAAGGTTTCAGGCATCAATTAGAGCAGTCCCGCCTGAGTCATCAACTCCACGGCTTTTTTACTGTCGAGTTTTGAAGCATCGACTGTCGGCGCGTCAAGTTGCTGCAAAGGCACCAGTTTTGGGTTGGATTCAGCGTTTTTGCCCACCGCGTATTCAAACGATTTGCCGGTTTTGAGGATGGTTTGGCCATCTTTACCCGTAATCCACTTGAGGAACGCCTGGGCTTGTTCCTTGTGTTTGCTGGACGCCAGAACGCCGCCACCGGAGACGCTGACAAACGCGCCCGGATCCTTGTGCTTGAAGTAGTGCAGGGCGGTGTTCTTGCTGTTTTCGCCGGTCTTGGCCTGGTCGCCGAAGCTGTAATAGTGGTAGATCACGCCGCTGTCGACCTGCCCGGCGTTGACCGCTTTCAGTACCGCACTATTGCCGCGATAGATCGTGGCATTGGCCTTCAACCCTTTGAGCCATTCCAGCGTGGCGGCTTCACCCTTGAGTTCCAGCACGGCGGCGGCGATGGCCTGGAAGTCGGCACCGGCCGGTGAAACGCCCCAGCGACCTTTCCAGCTCGGGCCAGCGAGGTCCATCAGCGACTTGGGCAGTTCGGCTTCGGGCAGTTTGCTCGGGTTATAGACAAACACCGTGGAGCGCGCGGCGATCCCCACCCATTTGCCATGGGCCGGGCGGTAAGCATTGCCGACCTGTTCCAGGGTGGCCGGCGCAACCGGCGCAAAAAGCCCCGCATTGTCGACCAGCACCATGGCCGGGGAGTTTTCGGTCAGGAACACGTCGGCCGGGGAGGCAGCGCCTTCCTGTACGATCTGATTGCCCATCTCGGTGTCGTCGCCATTGCGCACGGTGACCTTGATGCCGGTTTCCTTGGTAAAACCCTCGATCCAGGATTTGGTCAGGCTTTCGTGCTGGGCGTTGTAGACCACGATGCCATCGGCATCCGCGGCATACACGTGACCGGCGCTCAGCAGAGCGGTGGCCAGCAGTGCTGTTTTCAGGAAAGAGGGTAAATGGGCATTCATTCTTCGGGCAGCTCCTGATCTTTTTTAGAAGTCATGCACGCAAACTCGCTGGTAGAACGATGCGAATCATCGGCATGTTTTGAGTTGCAGCGAATGTAGAGAACAAAATGAGAAAAAAACGTTAAAGAAACCGTTAATACATGTCATTTTCATTCAGATTAGCAGCACCTCAGCCCATTGCGCGGTGGATCGGGTATCAAACGATGTCGTCGATCAGGATGTGGCGTTGGCCACGGCTGCATTGCTCGACCCTTGCCTCAACCTCGTAGACATCGCGAAGCATCTTCACCGTAATCACTTGATCGCTGGGCCCGCTGCCCTGGCTGGTGCCATTGGCGATCACTAATACCTGATCGGCAAAGCGTAGCGCCTGATTCAGGTCATGGATCGCGATGAACACAATGACTTCGTGTCTGCGCGCCAGTGCGCGCATGAAGTTCAGCACTTGCACCTGGCGATGCATGTCCAGCGCGCTGGTCGGTTCGTCCATCAGCAGAATTTCCGGCTCGCGCACCAGGGTTTGGGCAATCGACACCAGTTGTTGCTGGCCGCCGCTCAGTTCCCCAAGGTTGCGGAAGGATAGTTCAGTGATCCCCAGGGCGCGAGAGTACCGGCTTATGCCGCATGATGGCGATGGTTACACAAGTGCCCGCCAGCGGCGTACTTTGAATCGACAGGTGCCCACCCAGTCTTTCGATAATCCGTTGGCAGTGGGCAAACCCAAGTCCGAACGACGTCGATTGCGAGCGTGCGGTGTCGGCACGAAAGAACACTTGCCCCAACTGCCGGACCTCGTCGGCAGACATGCCTGCACCGTTATCGGTGATGCAAATGGTAAAGCTGCTGTCCGGCTGTTCTTCCAGCGTGACGTCAATGGCACCACCGATGGAGGTGTACTTGATGGCATTGTCGAGCAAGTTGCCGAAGACCACCTCCCATTGCTCCGGACGTCTTGAGTTCATGGGAGGAGTTGACGATAAACAGCCGTTGGCGCTCCAACACCTCCTGGACTGCGGTTTCCATTTGCGCATAGCTGTCGAACAGCAGTTTTTCTTCCGCCGAATGCGGCTCGAACACCACTCGACGGGTGAACTCCGGCGGCTTCAATGTGCGCAGTTGTCGGGCGAAGCTACGCAGGTTTCGAGTGGAGTACGACACCACGAAAAAGCTGCCGAGCGTGGTCAGCAGCAGTATTCCCGATGCGGCAAGCGCCACCACGCGTTTGAAGGCGGCGACCGCATCAAGTACCGGTTGTGCGTTGGTAGCCACCAGCAGTTTGGCCTTCATCGGCCCCTCGGGGCTATTGCGTTCAAGGTCGCCCACCTGCGCAATCCATTTTTCGTAACCGACGTCGAACAGGAACGTTTCTTCGCCGCCCGCCCGAACCTGATTCATCGCGCGGCGAAGTGCTTCGCGCATGGGTGGAGTCGGGCCTTGAGAGTCTTGCAGCAGCGGGCTGTCGCAATTGCGCTTGGGCAAGCCAGATCCGGCAGCCTGTGCAGAGGCGTTGAAAACCCTGCTGGCGAAGCTGGAAACCAAGCAGAGCAGTGCCGCCCCCTCAGGGGTGGCCGCGACCGCGGGGTCCATGGGCGATTTGTCTTACCTGAAGGTCATTCTGTCCGACACTCAACAGCTGCTCGCCAGCGGCGACATGAAAGGTGCCCGTGCACGGATTACCGACCTGGAGAGTGCCTGGGATCAGGCCGAGGAAAAACTGCGTCCGATCGACCCTGAAGGCTGGACCTCGATCGACAAGTCATTGGACCGGGCGTTGAAGCAGGTCAGGACGGGGTCGCCGGATCTGGCTGCGTGTACCGAGGCGCTGATCACGTTGTCGACGAAAATCGACAGTAAAAATACGCACTGACGGAACATTGAACGCGATTGAATAGAGAGGCCCGTCAGTTAAGCAATTTCAGCCGCGACACTCTTTGCAGCTGCAGATCGCGTTACGGCTTAACTGACTGGCATTGCCCCTCGGGCCTCTTTTTTTTTGAGCGCCGTCCTTGTCAGGGTTGGCGCTGCGGGAAAATCAGAATCTCCAGATTGCCGCGCTGATAACGCTTGCCATCGATGGGCAACAACTCGACTTCTTGCACTTCCTGGACACTGTTGACCCGCATCACCACGCCGACCGCGCCTTTTTTGCGGGCCTCGGTCATCCATTGCCCAATACTTTTCATCGTGACTATTCTTGAGGCCATGGAGGGATCATCGAGACCGTACTTCAACTCGCCGATGGTGTTGTAAAGAGCGATCTGCGGCTGCTTCAGGCGCCAGGACAACGCCGCCGCCGCACCCAAATCGTTACTGAGCAGCGAGGTGGTCTGACTCAAGGCATCCAGATGCTCGGCAATGAACTGATCGGGCATCTTGCTATCGACGATCTGGCCGGGCATCGCCGCCGGCAGCAATGCGACCAGCAGCCAGATGCCCAGCGCTGGCATGGCCCAGAACATCAATGGACGCAAGACTTGCAACGCGTTAGCGATGATCCAGCCAATCAGCACGAAAAACACCAGCGACAGGCTGAACATTTCAGTGTTTTCGTAGATCTCTTTGGTGGTCTGCAGATAGAGCAGGACGATCAGGGCTATGGTAGCAATGACGACATTGAGCATTCCGTTGATACGAATCGCTCGGCCGCGCGCGTTGTTCAGCGACTCGGTCAGAGCATGGCCCATCAGCAACGCCAGGGGTAACAGGCACGGCATGATATAGGTCGGCAGCTTGCCGCTGCTCAGGCTGAAGAACCCCAGTGGCAACAGCAGCCAGAGCAACAGGAAACCGATCGCTGGCTGGCGTTTTTGCTGCCAGGCCTGGACGAATGTCGTGGGCAATAACGCAGCCCATGGCAGGCTCGAGGCAACCAGCAGCGGCAGGTAGAACCACCATGGACGAGCGTGTTGAGCATTATCGGCAGCAAAACGGCGAATGTGTTCGTTCCAGAAAAAAAACCGCCAGAAATCCGGTTCCTGATGGTGGATTGCTAGCGCCCACGGCAGGCAAACCACCACTGCGACAAGCACCGCCAACGGCCCGTAGCGCAACAGCTCACCCATGCGTCGTTGCCAGAGCATCCAGGGCAGGGCGATCAACACAGGGAGTAGCCACGCCAGAAAGCCCTTGGTCATGAAACCCATCCCACAGGCAACGCCCAACAGC from Pseudomonas sp. ACM7 includes:
- the xerC gene encoding tyrosine recombinase XerC, translating into MIDLPATDSTPSKTNPLTLYLARLAPSSQLTMRYVLQDAADRLGFEDMNVEEIPWHNLQPEDVIALVATLRTDGYAPNTSSLYVNAVRGVMNEAWRMSLISQEHLLKMRSVKGIAGTRLSQGRNLRRTLIQELMAVCAADPRPQGLRDAAIIGILYGSGMRKSESVNLDLNQVDFTERSLRVTAKGNKQLIKYAPAWAFAKLNDWLELRRSLLKEGEVDDSFLFNRIRRGSHITRERITKHAIYYIARQRGAQVGVKIMPHDFRRSFITRVIEEYDLSIAQKLAHHSNIQTTANYDVRDDNERRRAVDRFDL
- a CDS encoding ABC transporter ATP-binding protein, with the translated sequence MNALELHSISKSYGSHQALESINLSVPTGSRTVIVGPSGSGKTTLLRMIAGFEFPDAGRLSLNGQTLVDDTHEVPAHQRLIGYVPQDGALFPHMTVAANIGFGLSIKGGAKHERVAELMDSVALDANMANRWPHELSGGQQQRVALARALAQQPRLMLLDEPFSALDTGLRGAMRKMVARLLTDAGVTTILVTHDQSEALSFADQLAVMRDGRLVQSGHPLDLYRYPEDEQTALFLGDAVVMPARIEAGWAHCDLGRIPVNNHRNNKSAQIMLRPEQLQLVSIQPSPTEAAGCRAVVTERDFSGNTCTLTVELEALASGQQPGRSLMVRSSGLYAPPAGSAVHVSTIGHAHVLSES
- a CDS encoding iron ABC transporter permease, whose product is MPETLPAGVAEAIPANLRRRSRGLFAGRGGARVISLSVLVSLLSLLPIAFVIGVSFQTGWATLVPLVFRPRVAELLINTVLLVVITIPLCVTLGLSLAWLTERTNLPGRRWWSLLATAPLAVPAFVHSYAWVSLVPPIHGLFAGVLVSVIAYFPFLYLPIAATLRRLDPAIEDVAESLGLKPWAIFFRVVLPQLRLAICGGALLVGLHLLAEYGLYAMIRFDTFTTAIFDQFKSTFNGPAANMLASVLALCCLVMLTAESAARGTARYARVGSGSAREQRVVRLKSGTTLLALTVQVATCALALGVPLVTLGNWLIAGGTQVWQMDELLPALEQTLLLGVAGAVLTTCAAIPIAWLSIRSPGRLQRVLESCNYITSSLPGIVVALALVTATIHFARPIYQTTITVLLAYLLMFLPRALVSLRAGIAQAPVELENMARSLGRSPARALWLITLRLAAPGAAAGAALVFLAITNELTATLLLAPNGTRTLATGFWAMTSEIDYAAAAPYALLMILLSLPLTGLLYHQSKRTAGR
- a CDS encoding iron ABC transporter substrate-binding protein encodes the protein MNAHLPSFLKTALLATALLSAGHVYAADADGIVVYNAQHESLTKSWIEGFTKETGIKVTVRNGDDTEMGNQIVQEGAASPADVFLTENSPAMVLVDNAGLFAPVAPATLEQVGNAYRPAHGKWVGIAARSTVFVYNPSKLPEAELPKSLMDLAGPSWKGRWGVSPAGADFQAIAAAVLELKGEAATLEWLKGLKANATIYRGNSAVLKAVNAGQVDSGVIYHYYSFGDQAKTGENSKNTALHYFKHKDPGAFVSVSGGGVLASSKHKEQAQAFLKWITGKDGQTILKTGKSFEYAVGKNAESNPKLVPLQQLDAPTVDASKLDSKKAVELMTQAGLL
- a CDS encoding sensor histidine kinase KdpD; the encoded protein is MNSRRPEQWEVVFGNLLDNAIKYTSIGGAIDVTLEEQPDSSFTICITDNGAGMSADEVRQLGQVFFRADTARSQSTSFGLGFAHCQRIIERLGGHLSIQSTPLAGTCVTIAIMRHKPVLSRPGDH
- a CDS encoding histidine kinase, producing the protein MGKPDPAACAEALKTLLAKLETKQSSAAPSGVAATAGSMGDLSYLKVILSDTQQLLASGDMKGARARITDLESAWDQAEEKLRPIDPEGWTSIDKSLDRALKQVRTGSPDLAACTEALITLSTKIDSKNTH
- the arnT gene encoding lipid IV(A) 4-amino-4-deoxy-L-arabinosyltransferase is translated as MTPDNLRSYAADDLLRPAVQTSTLTERWALPALLLAFLVFYLLPLMSHGMWTPDETRYGQISQEMLLSGNWTSPHFMGIRYFEKPIAGYWMIAIAQAIFGDNLFGVRIVSALSTGLSVWLTYLMASRLWGERRKSVACAMLYMSFGLIAGQAGYANLDPQFTFWANLSLVSLWFAIDSRSLSRRLGAWALLGVACGMGFMTKGFLAWLLPVLIALPWMLWQRRMGELLRYGPLAVLVAVVVCLPWALAIHHQEPDFWRFFFWNEHIRRFAADNAQHARPWWFYLPLLVASSLPWAALLPTTFVQAWQQKRQPAIGFLLLWLLLPLGFFSLSSGKLPTYIMPCLLPLALLMGHALTESLNNARGRAIRINGMLNVVIATIALIVLLYLQTTKEIYENTEMFSLSLVFFVLIGWIIANALQVLRPLMFWAMPALGIWLLVALLPAAMPGQIVDSKMPDQFIAEHLDALSQTTSLLSNDLGAAAALSWRLKQPQIALYNTIGELKYGLDDPSMASRIVTMKSIGQWMTEARKKGAVGVVMRVNSVQEVQEVELLPIDGKRYQRGNLEILIFPQRQP